From Psychroflexus torquis ATCC 700755, the proteins below share one genomic window:
- the tsaD gene encoding tRNA (adenosine(37)-N6)-threonylcarbamoyltransferase complex transferase subunit TsaD — MPDSKKTYVLGIESSCDDTSAAVFCNDKVLSNIVATQDVHKKYGGVVPELASRAHQQHIVPVVDQALKGAGITKNMLSAIAFTRGPGLMGSLLVGSSFAKSLSLGLDIPLIEVNHMQAHLLVHFIADTHPIPPEFPFLGVTISGGHTQIVRVKSYFDMEVLGETLDDAVGEAFDKCGKMFKLPYPAGSEIDRISKHGDPNTFKFAKPKVKGLDFSFSGLKTSVLYFLQKQVKEDPAFIENNIEDLCASFQFRVVDILISKLEKAVKETGIHQVAIGGGVSANSGIREALVKKQTTDNWSVFIPKFEFCTDNAAMIGIVGYLKYQNNEFANLSSASKARYTI, encoded by the coding sequence ATGCCAGATTCAAAAAAAACATATGTGTTAGGCATAGAATCTTCTTGCGACGATACATCAGCGGCTGTTTTTTGTAACGATAAAGTCCTTAGCAATATTGTAGCTACACAAGATGTTCATAAAAAATATGGAGGTGTAGTCCCAGAGCTAGCTTCTCGAGCACATCAGCAACATATTGTTCCAGTAGTAGACCAGGCTTTAAAGGGTGCAGGAATAACGAAAAATATGCTGTCTGCAATTGCTTTTACGAGGGGCCCTGGTTTAATGGGGTCACTATTGGTAGGAAGCTCTTTTGCAAAATCTTTAAGTCTTGGATTGGATATTCCTTTGATAGAGGTAAACCACATGCAAGCACATTTGCTAGTTCATTTTATTGCAGATACACATCCAATACCTCCTGAATTTCCATTTTTAGGTGTCACTATTAGTGGTGGACATACACAAATTGTAAGGGTGAAAAGCTATTTCGATATGGAGGTTCTTGGTGAGACTCTAGACGATGCGGTTGGTGAGGCTTTTGATAAATGTGGTAAAATGTTCAAACTCCCCTACCCTGCTGGATCAGAAATTGATAGAATTTCAAAACATGGAGATCCAAATACATTCAAATTTGCTAAACCAAAGGTAAAGGGCTTAGACTTCAGTTTTAGTGGATTAAAGACCTCCGTACTCTATTTTTTGCAAAAACAAGTAAAAGAAGACCCTGCTTTTATAGAAAACAATATTGAAGATCTTTGTGCTTCTTTTCAATTCAGAGTTGTGGATATTTTAATTTCAAAACTCGAGAAAGCTGTTAAAGAAACTGGGATACATCAAGTTGCTATTGGAGGAGGAGTCTCTGCCAATTCAGGAATACGTGAAGCTCTAGTCAAAAAACAAACGACGGACAACTGGTCTGTTTTTATCCCAAAATTTGAGTTTTGCACAGATAATGCAGCAATGATAGGAATTGTAGGATACTTAAAGTATCAGAATAATGAATTCGCTAATTTATCGTCGGCTTCCAAGGCAAGGTATACCATTTAA
- a CDS encoding DUF4159 domain-containing protein, producing MKFITYFMFIFFSITIYPQDIALLKYDGGGDWYSNPTSLPNLVKFVNSNTDTNINENIKEVKPEDPELFNYPFVHLTGHGNIFFTDEAAQNLRLYLLSGGFLHADDNYGLSPYFRKAIKKVFPNRELKELSSNHPIFSTRFIFENGLPKIHEHDGNPPQAFGIEDDNERLMVLFTYESDLGNGWEDSSVHNDPENSRLNALKMGANIIKYAFLY from the coding sequence ATGAAATTTATAACCTATTTCATGTTTATATTTTTTTCTATAACTATCTATCCTCAGGATATAGCTTTATTGAAATATGATGGTGGAGGCGATTGGTATAGCAACCCTACATCTTTGCCAAACCTAGTTAAGTTTGTAAATTCAAATACTGATACTAACATTAACGAAAACATCAAAGAGGTAAAACCAGAGGACCCAGAATTATTTAATTATCCTTTTGTGCATTTAACAGGGCATGGAAATATCTTTTTTACAGATGAAGCTGCTCAAAATTTAAGACTTTATTTATTAAGTGGTGGTTTTCTCCATGCCGATGATAATTATGGGTTATCTCCCTATTTCAGAAAAGCGATAAAAAAAGTATTTCCAAATAGAGAATTAAAGGAATTATCTTCCAATCATCCAATTTTTTCAACTAGATTTATTTTTGAAAATGGATTGCCCAAAATTCATGAACACGATGGAAACCCTCCACAGGCTTTTGGGATTGAAGATGATAATGAAAGGTTGATGGTTTTATTTACCTATGAAAGTGATTTAGGAAATGGATGGGAAGATTCGTCAGTTCATAATGATCCTGAAAATAGTCGTTTAAATGCGTTAAAAATGGGAGCTAATATTATTAAATATGCTTTTCTATATTAA
- a CDS encoding 3-hydroxyacyl-CoA dehydrogenase/enoyl-CoA hydratase family protein produces the protein MKRRIKKVAVIGSGIMGSGIACHFANIGVEVLLMDIVPRELTEKEEKQGKTLKDPSVRNRIVNDALQTSLKSNPSPIYHRDFAKRIETGNLEDHISKIKDADWIIEVVVERLDIKQQVFENLEKHRTPGTLISSNTSGIPIKFMTKGRSDDFKKHFCGTHFFNPPRYLKLLEIIPGPDTSKEVLEFLNEYGEKFLGKRTVVAKDTPAFIGNRVGIFSIMSLFHMVKDMDMTIEEVDKLTGPVIGRPKSATFRTVDVVGLDTLVHVANGLYDNVPKDERHDLFKLPSFIEKMMEHKWLGSKTGQGFYKKVKNGDGSSDIKSLDLETLEYRDRKSAKFDTLEKTKSIDAVVDRFPVLIEGKDKAGEFYRKNFAALFAYVQNRIPEITDTLYKIDDAMKAGFGWQHGPFHIWDAIGLDKGIQLMKDEGFEVADWIHTLSESNQKSFYSIKSGKTYFYDVDQKSHQKIPGQDAFIILDNIRESHEVFSNKDLVAQDLGDGILNIEFRSKMNSIGGDVLNGINAAMDIAEKEYDGVVISNTGDNFSVGANIGMIFMLAVEQEYEELNAAIKYFQDTMMRMRYSSIPTVAAPHQMALGGGCELSMHADKVVAHAETYIGLVEFGVGVIPGGGGSKEMTRRAAMTFQKDDVELNRLRENFLTIGMAKVAKSAHEAYDLNILEKGKDIVVVSRDRQLAVAKEQARLIAQNGYTQPVKTNDIKVLGRQALGAFLVGTDQMKAGKYISEHDHKIAKKLAYVMSGGDLSEANYVSEQYLLDLEREAFLSLCGERKTLERLQHMIKKGKPLRN, from the coding sequence ATGAAAAGAAGAATCAAAAAAGTCGCAGTGATTGGTTCAGGCATTATGGGTAGTGGTATAGCTTGCCATTTCGCAAACATTGGTGTTGAAGTCCTTCTAATGGACATTGTTCCTCGCGAACTCACTGAGAAGGAAGAAAAACAAGGTAAAACTTTAAAAGATCCAAGTGTTAGGAATAGAATTGTGAATGATGCCTTGCAAACGTCACTTAAGTCTAACCCCTCCCCTATCTACCATAGAGATTTTGCAAAGAGAATTGAAACTGGTAACCTAGAAGACCATATTTCAAAAATTAAAGATGCAGATTGGATTATTGAGGTTGTTGTTGAAAGACTAGACATCAAACAACAAGTTTTTGAAAACCTTGAAAAACATAGAACACCCGGCACTTTAATTTCTTCAAACACATCTGGTATTCCTATCAAGTTTATGACTAAAGGTAGAAGTGACGATTTTAAAAAACACTTCTGTGGTACTCACTTTTTTAATCCACCAAGATACCTCAAGTTACTTGAGATCATTCCGGGACCAGATACTTCAAAAGAAGTGTTGGAATTTTTAAATGAATATGGTGAAAAGTTTCTTGGAAAAAGAACAGTTGTTGCCAAGGACACTCCTGCATTTATTGGTAATCGAGTTGGTATTTTTAGTATTATGAGTCTATTTCATATGGTTAAAGATATGGATATGACAATTGAAGAGGTCGATAAACTTACTGGACCAGTTATTGGAAGGCCTAAATCCGCAACGTTTAGAACTGTAGATGTTGTTGGTTTAGACACATTGGTTCATGTTGCTAATGGTTTATATGATAACGTTCCTAAAGATGAGCGGCACGACTTATTTAAACTACCAAGTTTCATCGAAAAAATGATGGAGCATAAATGGTTGGGTAGCAAAACAGGTCAGGGTTTCTATAAAAAAGTAAAAAATGGTGATGGCTCTAGCGATATTAAATCTTTGGACTTGGAAACCTTAGAGTATCGGGACAGAAAATCTGCCAAGTTTGATACTTTAGAAAAAACGAAATCGATTGATGCTGTTGTAGACAGATTTCCTGTCTTAATTGAGGGTAAGGACAAAGCTGGGGAGTTTTATAGGAAAAATTTCGCCGCCTTATTCGCTTATGTTCAAAATAGAATCCCAGAAATCACGGATACCTTATATAAAATAGACGATGCTATGAAGGCTGGATTTGGCTGGCAGCATGGTCCTTTTCATATCTGGGATGCTATTGGCTTAGACAAAGGAATTCAATTGATGAAAGATGAGGGCTTTGAGGTTGCTGATTGGATACATACCCTTTCAGAATCAAATCAAAAATCATTTTATAGCATTAAATCAGGTAAAACTTATTTTTATGATGTAGATCAAAAATCTCATCAGAAGATTCCTGGTCAAGATGCTTTTATCATCCTTGATAATATTAGAGAAAGTCATGAGGTTTTCAGTAATAAAGATTTAGTTGCTCAAGATCTTGGCGATGGAATTCTAAACATTGAATTCCGAAGTAAAATGAATTCTATAGGTGGTGATGTGCTTAATGGTATAAACGCTGCTATGGATATTGCAGAGAAAGAATATGATGGAGTTGTTATTTCGAATACCGGTGATAATTTCTCAGTGGGAGCAAACATAGGAATGATCTTCATGCTTGCTGTAGAACAAGAGTATGAAGAGTTAAATGCGGCCATTAAATATTTTCAGGACACTATGATGAGGATGCGCTATTCTTCTATACCAACGGTAGCAGCGCCCCATCAAATGGCACTTGGAGGTGGATGTGAATTATCCATGCACGCAGATAAGGTTGTAGCTCACGCTGAAACTTATATTGGATTAGTTGAATTTGGCGTAGGAGTAATTCCAGGCGGTGGAGGTTCTAAAGAGATGACCCGAAGAGCTGCTATGACTTTTCAGAAAGATGATGTAGAACTGAATAGACTTCGTGAAAATTTCTTGACCATAGGAATGGCTAAAGTTGCCAAATCTGCACACGAAGCTTATGATCTAAATATTCTTGAAAAAGGAAAAGATATAGTTGTTGTAAGTAGAGATCGCCAATTGGCTGTCGCTAAAGAACAAGCAAGACTCATCGCTCAAAATGGATATACTCAACCAGTTAAAACCAATGATATTAAAGTTCTTGGTAGACAAGCACTAGGAGCCTTCTTGGTTGGAACAGACCAAATGAAAGCTGGAAAATATATCAGTGAGCATGATCACAAAATCGCAAAAAAATTGGCTTACGTCATGTCTGGAGGAGATCTCTCTGAAGCTAATTATGTTTCTGAACAGTATCTTTTAGATCTAGAACGTGAAGCTTTCTTATCGCTATGTGGCGAGAGAAAAACCTTAGAGCGTTTACAACATATGATTAAAAAGGGTAAACCCTTGAGAAACTAA
- a CDS encoding THUMP-like domain-containing protein codes for MKSEENRFEKLTRPEVNKFIEKNVNKSIPDLILKGSPFKHIDIKDIINQIIGKEKAKKKLPHWYKNEKVIYPSKLNLEQTSSEITALHKSKLVSCQTLLDMTGGFGIDSYYFSKKVISLLYTELNSELCRVVKHNIKAFGIDNFEIKNEDSIDFLQKNSQIYNWIYIDPSRRNEKTKVFQLKDSLPNIIEHLEIIERKSERFMLKTSPMYDIDMGYKELKGVKEIHIISVKNEVKELLWIIDWRKQNSKTIKIYNYQTKKRYSYTSIDENEEQLVRIKLTTCCQYLYELDSGIMKSGLNDLIGIRYDLKKLEQHTNLYTSDKKILSIPGKIYKVKSVEPINYKKIKKAIKGYQINLISKNFQLNTDELQKKLKCTIGGKSDYLIFAKTIEGNRVIEATRIVL; via the coding sequence ATGAAATCAGAAGAGAACAGATTTGAAAAACTTACTAGACCTGAGGTCAATAAGTTCATAGAAAAAAATGTCAATAAATCGATTCCTGATTTGATACTTAAGGGAAGTCCATTTAAACATATTGATATTAAAGATATTATAAATCAAATAATTGGAAAAGAAAAAGCGAAAAAAAAACTTCCTCATTGGTATAAGAATGAGAAAGTTATTTATCCTTCAAAGCTTAATTTAGAGCAAACATCTTCAGAAATTACCGCTTTACATAAATCCAAACTTGTCTCTTGTCAAACTCTACTAGACATGACTGGTGGTTTTGGCATAGATTCATATTATTTTTCAAAAAAAGTCATCTCCTTATTATATACAGAACTAAATTCTGAGTTATGTAGAGTAGTCAAACATAATATTAAAGCTTTTGGTATCGACAATTTTGAAATAAAGAATGAAGACTCAATCGACTTTTTACAGAAAAACAGTCAAATCTATAATTGGATTTATATAGATCCATCCAGAAGAAATGAAAAGACAAAAGTATTTCAATTAAAGGACTCACTTCCTAACATTATTGAACATTTAGAGATAATAGAAAGGAAGTCAGAAAGATTTATGCTAAAGACATCTCCTATGTATGATATAGATATGGGATATAAGGAATTAAAAGGAGTTAAAGAAATACATATTATTTCAGTAAAAAATGAGGTTAAAGAATTACTGTGGATTATAGATTGGAGGAAACAAAATTCGAAGACTATAAAAATTTATAACTATCAAACAAAAAAAAGATATTCATATACTTCTATAGACGAAAATGAAGAACAGTTAGTAAGAATAAAATTAACCACCTGTTGTCAATACTTATACGAGCTTGATTCAGGGATTATGAAATCAGGTTTAAACGATTTGATTGGAATTAGGTATGACTTGAAGAAATTAGAGCAGCACACAAATCTATATACGTCAGATAAAAAGATTTTAAGTATTCCTGGCAAGATTTATAAGGTGAAGTCCGTTGAGCCGATTAACTACAAAAAAATAAAAAAGGCCATTAAAGGTTACCAAATCAATCTGATAAGTAAAAACTTCCAGCTAAATACAGATGAACTGCAAAAGAAACTTAAGTGTACTATTGGAGGTAAAAGCGACTATTTAATTTTTGCTAAGACAATTGAAGGAAATAGAGTTATAGAAGCAACAAGAATAGTATTATAA
- a CDS encoding TrmH family RNA methyltransferase: protein MPDRQLTHSETNFNAKERGCSEINVLLERLDSPANLGSVFRNSEAFGIVNIWIHEANRSYLKSNRLKRTSRSAEFNLNIHFYEDEASILDTFEGTTIGIEITKNSENLSSFKKGLKSKILLVLGNEKLGINSETLNRLDRSYHIKMFGTNSSLNVAQTLGIALYEIRREQI from the coding sequence ATGCCTGATAGACAATTAACACATAGTGAAACAAATTTCAATGCTAAAGAAAGGGGTTGTAGTGAGATCAATGTATTATTAGAGAGATTAGACAGTCCAGCTAATCTTGGGAGTGTTTTCAGAAATTCTGAAGCTTTTGGTATTGTGAATATATGGATACATGAAGCCAATAGAAGCTATCTTAAAAGTAACCGTTTGAAGAGAACTTCAAGATCTGCGGAGTTCAATTTAAATATTCATTTTTATGAAGATGAAGCAAGTATACTTGATACTTTTGAAGGGACAACAATTGGAATTGAAATTACAAAAAATAGTGAAAATCTTTCGTCATTTAAAAAAGGCTTAAAAAGTAAAATTCTCCTTGTACTGGGGAATGAAAAATTAGGTATAAATAGCGAAACTCTTAATAGATTGGATAGAAGTTATCATATTAAAATGTTTGGTACAAACTCGAGCTTAAATGTTGCTCAAACCCTAGGAATAGCTCTTTATGAAATCAGAAGAGAACAGATTTGA
- a CDS encoding 16S rRNA (uracil(1498)-N(3))-methyltransferase, giving the protein MQLFYEPNFDSSATSISINEMESRHISKVLRKSIGESIYLTNGLGICAEGILISNHPKKCKVEVKTIIEEKKPNFRIHIAIAPTKANDRFEWFLEKATEIGIDEITPLLCDHSERRKIKADRYEKVLQTAMKQSLKYRLPLLNPMISFNDLMKSDSDSKKMIAHCEDDTKEKLSGTVNRDNLILIGPEGDFSIDEIKKAIKHEFLPISLSEARLRTETAGIVACHTVNLMRSL; this is encoded by the coding sequence ATGCAACTTTTCTACGAACCAAATTTTGATTCCTCAGCTACCAGTATTTCTATAAATGAAATGGAAAGCCGACATATTTCAAAAGTTTTAAGAAAGTCAATTGGAGAGAGTATATATTTAACTAATGGTTTAGGAATTTGCGCTGAAGGAATTTTAATAAGCAATCACCCTAAAAAATGTAAAGTAGAGGTAAAAACCATTATTGAGGAAAAAAAACCTAATTTTCGAATTCATATAGCTATCGCACCTACTAAAGCCAATGACAGATTTGAATGGTTTTTAGAAAAGGCCACTGAAATTGGAATTGATGAAATAACACCCTTGTTATGTGATCATAGCGAAAGAAGAAAAATTAAAGCAGATCGTTATGAAAAAGTCCTTCAAACAGCCATGAAACAGTCTTTAAAATATAGGTTGCCACTATTAAACCCAATGATTTCTTTTAACGATTTAATGAAATCAGATAGTGACTCGAAGAAAATGATTGCACATTGTGAAGATGACACAAAAGAAAAATTATCTGGAACAGTAAATAGAGATAACTTAATTTTAATAGGCCCAGAAGGAGATTTTTCTATAGATGAAATAAAAAAAGCAATTAAACATGAATTTCTTCCCATTTCTTTGTCTGAGGCAAGATTAAGAACTGAAACGGCTGGAATTGTAGCCTGCCATACCGTAAATCTAATGAGATCATTATGA
- a CDS encoding peptidylprolyl isomerase, with the protein MKVLVLFLIVAIFQLNAQNNLFQHNLTVFDDFGLSEKEIADYKSEGNLSIFNKEKHNSRLASKLFNLKVGQSIKLKKANKKKLKVLKKVDVEHYRLNYIFFDGSQLDYEDIEKQRDKILQMNKTYSFPTLAQMYSMDMRKNVGGDSGWFKKRSTPQDFQDAALSSRRVANETFKVDLISENWYYLILKSYSPILIEEILVLETPL; encoded by the coding sequence ATGAAAGTACTAGTTCTGTTTTTAATTGTTGCAATATTTCAATTAAATGCTCAAAATAATTTATTCCAACATAACCTTACTGTTTTTGACGACTTTGGATTATCAGAGAAAGAAATCGCAGACTATAAATCAGAAGGAAATCTATCTATATTTAATAAAGAAAAGCATAACTCTAGGTTAGCCAGCAAGCTATTCAATTTAAAAGTTGGACAATCTATTAAGCTTAAGAAAGCTAATAAAAAAAAACTCAAAGTTCTTAAAAAGGTAGATGTGGAGCATTATAGGCTTAATTATATTTTCTTCGATGGGAGTCAACTAGACTATGAAGATATTGAGAAACAAAGAGATAAAATACTTCAAATGAACAAAACATATAGCTTCCCAACTTTAGCGCAAATGTATTCTATGGACATGCGTAAAAATGTAGGAGGTGATTCTGGATGGTTTAAAAAAAGAAGTACTCCCCAGGACTTTCAAGATGCAGCCTTGTCAAGTAGGCGAGTAGCTAACGAAACTTTTAAAGTCGATCTAATATCTGAAAATTGGTACTACCTCATATTAAAAAGTTATTCACCCATACTCATAGAAGAAATTCTAGTCTTGGAAACACCTCTGTAA
- a CDS encoding MarR family winged helix-turn-helix transcriptional regulator — translation MKEKTIDYILRSTWIAVTKMYNEEANKKGSSMATGFALLSIDPDSGTPSTALGPKMGVESTSLSRTLKTMETKGLITREKNPNDGRSVLIHLTEFGVEMRKFSKYVVLSFNEAIKNNISEEDLNTFIKVTDKINELISEKMIFINNKQS, via the coding sequence ATGAAAGAAAAAACGATTGATTACATATTAAGGTCAACTTGGATAGCTGTGACTAAAATGTATAATGAGGAAGCCAATAAAAAAGGGAGTAGCATGGCTACAGGTTTTGCTTTACTAAGCATAGATCCTGACAGTGGTACTCCGTCAACTGCTTTAGGACCTAAAATGGGAGTTGAATCTACTAGTTTGTCTAGAACACTGAAGACTATGGAAACAAAAGGATTGATCACAAGAGAAAAAAATCCAAACGATGGCAGGAGTGTTCTAATACATCTCACAGAATTTGGAGTAGAGATGAGGAAATTTTCTAAGTATGTAGTCCTTTCATTTAATGAAGCCATAAAGAACAATATTTCAGAAGAAGATTTAAACACCTTTATAAAGGTGACTGATAAGATCAATGAACTCATTTCAGAAAAAATGATTTTCATCAATAATAAACAATCATAA